Proteins encoded by one window of Ascochyta rabiei chromosome 1, complete sequence:
- a CDS encoding Protein mpe1, which translates to MSSSVFYKFKNSKEPERYAFDGNEISVFELKRAIIEASGMAKSTDLNLHIYHEDEPSKEYDDDTTTIPRTSTVIAVRRPAARGFSKIARYVSGKPPARAIKKDAAPVVAPRPSGGATETDAEAAFLAESAQVWDAQKESLSHAKPVYNKKKPVNVPNYDPPSGYVCRRCGVKGHWIQQCPENDNPDFKPVHCPKRTTGIPKSFLKVVDKSEMDEDAKGVMLNADGEYVQVMTDTKTWEKFQEKTQATKVQAANADAASKEVRERGLECPLDNRMFVQPVKTACCEKTYCNDCIESSLADNDLICPNCGEETLIEFTPDKEMEAKIRDYEAEKAKAKAELKAEKEAAAKEEMATAEAAAKAATEVENASANANVPQNETPVVPNEKEEPTSDSESKKRKSPPTEIQPPTAPKAMRQQQQPPQNTMEQDFIAQMEALKNMPMNMQQNMPNTPMNMMSSGMPSGMQMPGMNMGMNMNMPMMPGMQMQMPMGMNMPMNMNMNMPFHQNMPSNMNMQMNMMGNMNGNMNGNPGAGAGGFYGQQNGATAQFNDAYDRQPVNPNRQQRKKPRAPDYRYL; encoded by the coding sequence ATGTCGTCGTCGGTGTTTTACAAGTTCAAGAACTCCAAGGAGCCGGAGCGCTATGCCTTTGACGGCAATGAAATCTCCGTATTCGAGCTCAAGCGAGCCATCATCGAAGCCTCTGGCATGGCCAAGAGCACCGACCTCAACCTCCACATCTACCATGAAGACGAACCGAGCAAAGAGTACGACGACGACACAACAACCATACCGCGCACAAGCACCGTCATCGCCGTACGGCGACCAGCAGCGCGTGGATTCAGTAAGATCGCACGCTACGTTTCCGGCAAGCCTCCCGCACGTGCGATCAAGAAAGACGCAGCCCCGGTTGTAGCCCCTCGCCCTAGTGGCGGCGCAACCGAAACTGATGCAGAAGCTGCCTTCCTGGCAGAGTCTGCACAGGTCTGGGATGCGCAGAAGGAATCATTATCACACGCAAAGCCTGTATACAATAAGAAGAAGCCCGTCAATGTCCCGAATTACGATCCACCATCTGGCTACGTGTGCCGGCGCTGCGGCGTAAAGGGCCACTGGATCCAACAATGTCCTGAGAACGACAACCCCGACTTCAAACCCGTACACTGCCCCAAGCGCACGACTGGAATCCCCAAATCCTTCCTCAAGGTCGTCGATAAGTCGGAAATGGACGAAGACGCAAAGGGTGTCATGCTGAACGCCGATGGAGAGTACGTACAGGTCATGACAGACACAAAAACCTGGGAGAAGTTCCAAGAGAAGACACAAGCTACAAAGGTGCAGGCTGCCAATGCCGATGCTGCAAGCAAGGAGGTTCGCGAGCGGGGGCTGGAGTGCCCACTCGACAACAGGATGTTTGTTCAGCCGGTGAAGACGGCTTGCTGCGAGAAGACCTACTGCAACGATTGTATTGAGTCATCACTAGCAGACAATGATCTTATTTGCCCCAATTGCGGAGAGGAGACTCTGATCGAATTCACACCTGACAAGGAAATGGAGGCCAAGATTCGCGACTATGAGGCCGAGaaggcaaaggcaaaggcCGAGTTAAAGGCTGAGAAGGAAGCAGCGGCGAAGGAGGAGATGGCGACggcagaagcagcagcaaaaGCAGCAACTGAAGTCGAGAATGCGAGTGCGAATGCCAATGTACCACAAAATGAAACACCTGTTGTTCCGAATGAAAAAGAGGAACCAACTTCTGATTCTGAGTCGAAAAAGCGGAAATCACCACCCACAGAGATCCAGCCGCCAACGGCGCCCAAAGCTATGcgccagcaacagcaaccgCCCCAAAACACTATGGAACAGGACTTTATCGCACAAATGGAGGCGCTGAAGAACATGCCCATGAACATGCAGCAGAACATGCCCAATACGCCCATGAACATGATGAGCAGCGGTATGCCCAGCGGCATGCAAATGCCCGGCATGAATATGGGCATGAACATGAACATGCCTATGATGCCGGGcatgcagatgcagatgccCATGGGCATGAACATGCCTATGAACATGAACATGAACATGCCCTTCCACCAAAACATGCCGTCTAACATGAACATGCAGATGAACATGATGGGCAACATGAACGGCAACATGAACGGCAACCCTGGCGCAGGCGCTGGAGGCTTCTACGGCCAGCAGAACGGCGCTACCGCTCAGTTTAACGACGCTTATGACCGCCAGCCCGTCAATCCGAACCGCCAGCAGAGGAAGAAGCCCAGGGCGCCGGATTACCGGTACTTGTAG